Proteins found in one Rhodobacter capsulatus SB 1003 genomic segment:
- a CDS encoding aminotransferase class III-fold pyridoxal phosphate-dependent enzyme: MSDLLARRTRLLGPNVPTFYERPLQIVRGEGVWLFDDTGRRYLDCYNNVAHVGHCHPRVVAAIAAQASVLNTHTRYLHEGILTYGERLTAKFSHDLNQMLMTCTGSEANDVALRMAQAMTGKTGLIATDNTYHGNTTAVAHLSTRRPPIGGYPPHIRRVPAPDSLAPLGGSLAAQPQAFAEGVARAIAELEASGHGFAGIMLCPIFANEGTPGIGPGFLDPTVEVVRRAGGLILCDEVQPGFGRVGTHWWGHDFLGFAPDVVTLGKPMGNGHPVAAVIARPEVMAAFRNAFGYFNTFAGNPVSCAAASAVLDVIEDEGLVENAREVGAYALGLLRELRHPLIADTRGFGLFFGIEFARDGQPATEFCGRVVEAAKDAGLLLGRVGRGQHILKMRPPMPFSRANAAQLVETLDAILRKMPA; encoded by the coding sequence ATGAGTGACCTGCTGGCCCGCCGCACGCGGCTTTTGGGGCCGAATGTGCCGACCTTTTATGAGCGCCCCTTGCAGATCGTGCGCGGCGAGGGCGTCTGGCTGTTTGATGACACCGGGCGGCGCTATCTGGATTGCTACAACAACGTCGCCCATGTCGGCCATTGCCATCCCCGCGTGGTCGCGGCGATTGCGGCGCAGGCCTCGGTTCTGAACACCCATACCCGCTATCTGCACGAGGGCATCCTGACCTATGGCGAGCGGCTCACCGCGAAGTTTTCGCATGATCTCAACCAGATGCTGATGACCTGCACCGGGTCCGAGGCGAATGATGTCGCGCTGCGGATGGCGCAGGCGATGACCGGCAAGACCGGGCTGATTGCCACCGACAACACCTATCACGGCAATACCACGGCGGTGGCGCATCTCTCCACGCGCCGCCCGCCGATTGGCGGCTACCCGCCCCATATCCGCCGCGTGCCCGCGCCCGACAGTCTGGCGCCCTTGGGCGGATCACTTGCCGCGCAGCCGCAGGCTTTCGCAGAGGGCGTGGCCCGGGCAATTGCCGAGCTGGAGGCTTCAGGCCATGGGTTCGCCGGGATCATGCTCTGCCCGATCTTCGCCAACGAGGGGACGCCCGGCATCGGCCCCGGCTTTCTGGACCCGACCGTCGAGGTGGTGCGCAGGGCGGGCGGCCTGATCCTGTGCGACGAGGTGCAGCCGGGCTTCGGCCGGGTGGGCACGCATTGGTGGGGGCATGACTTCCTCGGCTTTGCCCCCGATGTGGTGACCCTGGGCAAGCCGATGGGCAATGGCCACCCGGTCGCCGCGGTGATCGCCCGGCCCGAGGTGATGGCGGCCTTTCGCAACGCCTTTGGCTATTTCAACACCTTTGCCGGAAACCCGGTCTCCTGTGCTGCGGCCAGTGCCGTGCTGGATGTGATCGAGGACGAGGGTCTGGTCGAAAACGCCCGCGAGGTCGGCGCCTACGCACTGGGCCTGTTGCGCGAGTTGCGCCATCCGCTGATCGCCGACACCCGCGGTTTCGGCCTGTTCTTCGGCATCGAATTTGCCCGCGACGGGCAACCGGCGACCGAGTTCTGCGGCCGGGTGGTCGAGGCGGCCAAGGATGCGGGCCTCCTTCTGGGCCGGGTCGGGCGCGGGCAGCATATCCTCAAGATGCGGCCGCCGATGCCGTTTTCACGCGCGAATGCCGCGCAACTGGTCGAGACGCTCGACGCCATTTTGCGAAAGATGCCCGCATGA
- the arfB gene encoding alternative ribosome rescue aminoacyl-tRNA hydrolase ArfB, with product MLWIDDTLAIADWELSESFTRSQGPGGQNVNKVSTAVELRFEAERSPHLTPPVKARLKRLAGRKWTLDGAIVIRAEETRSQLRNRELARERLVELIRAALVAPKRRVATKPTLGSQRRRLAAKTVRGEVKALRGRVGEDE from the coding sequence ATGCTGTGGATCGATGACACATTGGCGATTGCCGACTGGGAACTGTCGGAAAGCTTCACGCGCTCGCAGGGGCCGGGGGGGCAGAATGTCAACAAGGTCTCGACCGCGGTGGAATTGCGCTTCGAGGCCGAACGCAGCCCGCATCTGACGCCCCCGGTGAAGGCGCGGCTGAAGCGGCTGGCGGGGCGGAAATGGACGCTGGATGGCGCCATCGTCATTCGCGCCGAGGAGACGCGCAGCCAGCTGCGCAACCGTGAATTGGCGCGCGAGCGGCTGGTGGAGCTGATCCGCGCGGCGCTGGTGGCGCCCAAGCGGCGGGTGGCGACGAAGCCGACGCTCGGCAGTCAGCGGCGGCGTTTGGCGGCGAAGACGGTGCGGGGCGAGGTCAAGGCGCTGCGGGGCAGGGTGGGCGAGGATGAGTGA